Proteins encoded in a region of the Ornithodoros turicata isolate Travis chromosome 3, ASM3712646v1, whole genome shotgun sequence genome:
- the LOC135389319 gene encoding uncharacterized protein LOC135389319 translates to MASVQMEKEGLIKSLAFLKEQGIKVKSFTTDRHPAIRKHMQVHEPDITHNFDIWHISKSVKKKLTSVSKSASCRSLQGWIQGTSNHLYWCARAGGGNGQMAVDAWLSIQNHVINVHDGHSGTYRRCLHEPITNGDWLDPDSQAYVKFRDITGDKRLLKDVAQMSPNTQTYALESFHSLLIRFAPKSVAFSPEGMLARTRLAVLHFNENSDRCQAETLDGKQRWKVKCCKAKGGQQVACPIKTPPTFRYVTKLMAQAEVESRTWTSFTSAKKNKIPRSFPAPMSHAGARLSKEVVVASRVSRLSR, encoded by the exons ATGGCGAGTGTGCAGATGGAGAAAGAAGGCCTTATTAAAAGCCTTGCATTCCTGAAAGAGCAAG GGATAAAGGTGAAATCCTTCACCACTGACCGCCACCCCGCCATCAGGAAGCACATGCAGGTTCATGAGCCAGACATCACACACAACTTTGATATCTGGCACATCTCAAAAA GTGTGAAAAAGAAGCTGACCAGTGTTAGCAAAAGTGCCTCCTGCCGAAGCCTCCAAGGGTGGATCCAGGGCACATCCAACCATTTGTATTGGTGTGCCAGAGCAGGTGGTGGTAATGGCCAGATGGCAGTTGACGCCTGGCTCAGTATTCAGAACCATGTCATCAATGTGCACGATGGACATTCCGGCACATACCGACGTTGCCTACATGAACCCATCACCAATGGAGACTGGCTCGACCCTG ATTCACAAGCATATGTGAAGTTCAGGGATATCACAGGAGACAAACGGCTTCTGAAGGATGTGGCACAGATGTCACCGAATACCCAGACATATGCACTTGAGTCCTTCCACAGTCTGCTGATTCGCTTCGCACCGAAGTCAGTTGCATTTTCCCCCGAGGGGATGCTTGCCAG GACAAGGTTGGCGGTTCTGCACTTCAATGAAAATTCAGACCGCTGCCAAGCAGAAACCCTTGATGGAAAGCAGCGATGGAAAGTCAAGTGCTGCAaagcgaagggaggacagcaaGTTGCATGTCCTATAAAGACCCCACCAACTTTCC GTTACGTCACAAAGCTAATGGCCCAAGCTGAAGTGGAGTCTAGGACATGGACATCCTTCACTTCTGCCAAGAAGAATAAGATCCCAAGGTCATTCCCAGCACCGATGAGCCATGCAGGGGCAAGACTGTCGAAAGAAGTAGTTGTAGCTTCTCGTGTTTCCCGATTGTCTAGGTGA